Proteins from a single region of Argiope bruennichi chromosome 6, qqArgBrue1.1, whole genome shotgun sequence:
- the LOC129971997 gene encoding zinc finger protein 510-like, with translation MTQRENHPCFIHNKFESTYLPQLPVESDENFHEAQVIDVQTNENATCITYSESVESSYRPENDHRETDEKILIVSGSGSVDIQKQQVSDLFHKTADEESKAFLENSKWKALNNDKNNFTDSLEYVIRQDRSHDNNISGRTNLILQLDLPPGSTELDNGIILMTGNVMNEHISLETNSKAHSENDKMFINVEEPFSKKEDDNAVAGFSGFCSGKKKFPKTFRRKDTLKTNYQTHTGNKLFMCDIREKDFSRKSHLDRHYRMHTGEKPYECGICGKKCSRKENLIIHYRTHLGDKPFMCDICNKSFAHKGYLNIHFRTHTGVKPYKCPACEMSFINSSNCKKHYRNKHE, from the coding sequence GCTCAGGTGATTGATGTTCAAACTAATGAAAATGCAACGTGCATTACTTATTCAGAAAGTGTTGAATCCAGTTACAGACCTGAAAATGACCATCGTGAAACTGATGAAAAAATCCTGATTGTCTCTGGATCAGGTAGTGTTGACATACAAAAACAACAAGTATCAGATCTTTTCCATAAAACAGCTGATGAAGAAAGTAAAGCGTTTCTTGAAAACAGCAAATGGAAAGCTTTgaataacgataaaaataattttacggaTTCTCTAGAATATGTTATCAGACAAGATCgttcacatgataataatatttctgGACGTACAAATCTGATTTTGCAGCTTGATCTCCCACCTGGAAGTACGGAGCTAGACAATGGCATAATCCTTATGACAGGGAATGTAATGAATGAACATATTTCACTTGAAACGAATTCTAAGGCTCACAGTGAGAACGATAAAATGTTTATCAACGTTGAAGAACCATTCTCTAAAAAGGAAGATGACAATGCTGTGGCTGGATTTTCCGGATTCTGTTCTGGTAAGAAGAAATTTCCTAAGACCTTCCGTAGGAAAGATACTCTAAAAACTAATTATCAAACACACACTGGCAACAAACTCTTTATGTGCGATATACGTGAGAAAGACTTCTCTCGGAAATCACATCTCGACCGACATTACAGAATGCACACTGGCGAAAAGCCTTATGAATGCGGTATATGTGGGAAAAAATGCAGTCGGAAAGAAAATCTCATCATCCATTATCGAACACACTTAGGTGACAAGCCTTTTATGTGTGATATCTGTAATAAAAGTTTTGCTCATAAGGGTTATCTTAATATACACTTTAGGACGCATACTGGAGTAAAGCCTTATAAATGTCCAGCTTGTGAAATGTCGTTCATTAACAGCAGCAACTGCAAAAAGCATTACAGGAATAAGcacgaatga